A stretch of the Actinopolymorpha sp. NPDC004070 genome encodes the following:
- the ptsP gene encoding phosphoenolpyruvate--protein phosphotransferase yields MPEGPVAQVGIVLVAHVAALAEGVRTLAAQMAPEVDIRAVGGTGDGGVGTSFDAILDAIQEAVTAAGEGSQDSSGDSGVVVLYDLGSAQLTAELVLETLDPDHTARVLLVDAPLVEGAVAAATTAAGGAGLAEVAAAAREAYTPAAEAGAAETSEPAENRAEGAVRARTTLRNSAGLHARPAAALARLVREYDARVTVGRPGEPGADATGVLAVVARGLRVGAEIEVVAAGADARAALDAVIALADEGFGELDETAPVPVEQPDQPAPAGSPEPPEPGTLRGIGASTGLVVATVRHLRRTEPRLPSTGGAHDPAAERRRLAAAVDRVNTELAGRAAGGGSGADIAGAHQAMLADPALLAGAEAKLDAATPAEVAWWRSVLEARDLLAGGADPVAERAVDVEDLGRAVLGALGVDVRPSVRPEDVAHAVVVAEEVFPSDVAALGEAEVAGVAVARGGRTSHAAILARGLDLPMVVRLGPDVLDVADGTPVILDARNGELRVDPPEPELASARQSARDLAAERERARTEAAGTVVRADGTPVTVSANVGGPAEARAAVAAGADAVGLLRTELLYVDRPRLPGEDEQAAELGAVLAELGGRRAVVRTLDVGGDKLLPALDLDPWRHGPLGERGLRYAFAHPDLLRTQLRAVLRAAYGHGEVWLMAPMVTTAAEARRFRLLVEEAAGELAAEGTAFARPAMVGVMVEVPAAALVADRICAEVDFVSVGSNDLTQYVMAADRTNDAVGDLYQPGHEAMWRLLGTLVEASRAAGRHVAVCGELAGEPDAAVRLVGMGVDELSMTPNAIPGVKAALRSRLS; encoded by the coding sequence ATGCCTGAGGGGCCCGTCGCCCAGGTCGGGATCGTTCTGGTGGCGCACGTGGCCGCCCTCGCGGAGGGCGTACGCACCCTCGCCGCCCAGATGGCGCCGGAGGTGGACATCCGCGCGGTCGGGGGCACCGGCGACGGCGGGGTGGGCACCAGCTTCGACGCGATTCTCGATGCGATACAGGAGGCGGTGACGGCTGCGGGCGAGGGCTCGCAGGACTCGTCCGGTGACTCCGGCGTGGTCGTGCTGTACGACCTGGGCAGCGCGCAACTCACCGCCGAACTCGTCCTGGAGACGCTCGACCCCGACCACACCGCCCGGGTGCTGCTGGTCGACGCGCCGCTGGTGGAGGGCGCGGTCGCGGCGGCGACCACCGCCGCCGGGGGCGCCGGCCTCGCCGAGGTCGCCGCCGCGGCCCGGGAGGCGTACACGCCTGCCGCCGAGGCGGGCGCGGCCGAGACCTCGGAGCCGGCGGAGAACCGGGCCGAGGGCGCGGTACGCGCGCGGACGACGTTGCGCAACTCGGCCGGCCTGCACGCCCGGCCGGCGGCGGCGCTGGCCCGTCTGGTGCGGGAGTACGACGCGCGGGTCACGGTCGGCCGGCCCGGGGAGCCCGGGGCGGACGCGACCGGCGTGCTCGCGGTGGTCGCCCGGGGGCTGCGGGTGGGCGCCGAGATCGAGGTCGTCGCGGCCGGCGCGGACGCTCGGGCGGCCCTGGACGCGGTGATCGCCCTGGCAGACGAGGGATTCGGTGAGCTGGACGAGACGGCACCGGTGCCGGTGGAGCAACCGGACCAGCCGGCGCCGGCTGGATCACCGGAACCTCCCGAGCCCGGCACGCTCCGCGGCATCGGCGCCTCGACCGGCCTGGTGGTGGCGACGGTCCGGCACCTGCGCCGTACCGAACCCCGGCTGCCCTCCACCGGCGGCGCACACGACCCGGCGGCAGAGCGACGCCGGCTGGCCGCCGCCGTCGACCGGGTGAACACCGAGCTGGCCGGCCGTGCCGCGGGCGGCGGGTCCGGCGCCGACATCGCCGGTGCCCACCAGGCCATGCTCGCCGACCCCGCGCTGCTGGCCGGAGCGGAGGCGAAGCTCGACGCGGCCACGCCCGCGGAGGTGGCCTGGTGGCGGTCGGTGCTGGAGGCCCGCGACCTGCTGGCCGGTGGGGCGGACCCGGTCGCCGAGCGCGCGGTCGACGTGGAGGACCTCGGCCGGGCGGTGCTCGGCGCCCTCGGCGTGGACGTCCGGCCGTCCGTACGACCCGAGGATGTCGCCCATGCCGTGGTGGTCGCTGAGGAGGTGTTCCCCTCCGACGTCGCGGCCCTCGGTGAGGCCGAGGTGGCCGGCGTGGCGGTCGCGCGCGGCGGCCGTACGTCCCACGCGGCGATCCTCGCCCGCGGCCTGGACCTGCCGATGGTGGTCCGGCTCGGCCCGGACGTGCTGGACGTCGCGGACGGAACGCCGGTGATTCTGGACGCGCGTAACGGCGAACTCCGAGTGGACCCACCGGAGCCGGAGCTGGCCTCCGCCCGGCAGTCCGCCCGCGACCTCGCCGCCGAGCGGGAGCGGGCTCGCACCGAGGCGGCGGGCACGGTGGTGCGCGCGGACGGCACGCCGGTGACGGTGAGCGCGAACGTCGGCGGCCCGGCCGAGGCGCGCGCCGCGGTGGCCGCCGGTGCCGACGCGGTCGGCCTGCTGCGTACCGAACTCCTCTACGTCGACCGGCCCCGCCTGCCCGGTGAGGACGAACAGGCCGCGGAGCTGGGAGCGGTCCTGGCCGAGCTCGGCGGCCGGCGCGCGGTCGTCCGCACCCTGGACGTCGGCGGGGACAAGCTGCTGCCCGCCCTGGACCTCGACCCGTGGCGGCACGGACCGCTCGGGGAGCGCGGGCTGCGGTACGCCTTCGCGCACCCGGACCTGCTGCGGACCCAGTTGCGGGCGGTGCTGCGCGCGGCGTATGGGCATGGCGAGGTCTGGTTGATGGCGCCGATGGTGACGACGGCCGCCGAGGCGCGGCGGTTCCGGCTCCTGGTCGAGGAGGCGGCAGGCGAGCTGGCAGCCGAGGGGACGGCGTTCGCCCGGCCGGCGATGGTCGGGGTGATGGTCGAGGTGCCCGCGGCCGCCCTGGTCGCCGACCGGATATGCGCCGAGGTCGACTTCGTGAGCGTGGGGAGCAACGACCTCACGCAGTACGTCATGGCCGCCGACCGGACCAACGACGCGGTGGGCGACCTCTACCAGCCCGGCCACGAGGCGATGTGGCGGCTGCTGGGAACGCTGGTCGAGGCCTCCCGGGCAGCCGGCCGGCACGTCGCCGTGTGCGGGGAGCTCGCGGGAGAACCGGACGCGGCGGTCCGGCTGGTCGGCATGGGCGTGGACGAGCTGTCCATGACGCCGAACGCGATACCCGGCGTCAAGGCGGCCTTGCGGAGCCGGCTCAGCTGA
- the dhaL gene encoding dihydroxyacetone kinase subunit DhaL: MPSDDVSMTTRDLLRVIADYAAVVAANRTYLIELDAAIGDADHGENLDRGMKAAVARLADTVPATPADVLQTVATALISKVGGAAGPLYGTAFLRAATSVKGREVLGAADVAGALRAGLGGVVARGKAEVGDKTMVDAWDPAVQAAERVVDAGGSTQEALAAAADAAEEGMRATVPLIARKGRASYLGERSAGHQDPGATSSALLFRVFADVADHSS, translated from the coding sequence ATGCCCTCCGATGACGTGTCGATGACCACCCGGGACCTGCTCCGGGTGATCGCCGACTACGCGGCCGTGGTGGCCGCCAACCGTACGTACCTCATCGAACTCGACGCCGCGATCGGCGACGCCGACCACGGGGAGAACCTCGACCGCGGCATGAAGGCGGCGGTCGCACGCCTCGCCGATACCGTTCCGGCTACGCCCGCCGACGTGCTCCAGACGGTGGCGACCGCGCTGATCTCGAAGGTCGGCGGAGCCGCCGGCCCGTTGTACGGCACGGCGTTCCTGCGCGCGGCCACCAGCGTGAAGGGGCGCGAGGTGCTCGGTGCCGCCGACGTCGCGGGCGCCCTGCGGGCCGGCCTGGGCGGCGTGGTGGCGCGCGGGAAGGCCGAGGTGGGCGACAAGACGATGGTCGACGCCTGGGACCCGGCCGTGCAGGCCGCCGAGCGCGTCGTCGATGCCGGCGGCTCTACCCAGGAGGCGCTCGCCGCGGCGGCCGACGCCGCCGAGGAGGGCATGCGGGCGACCGTCCCGCTGATCGCCCGCAAGGGCCGGGCGAGCTATCTCGGCGAGCGCAGCGCCGGTCACCAGGACCCCGGCGCCACGTCGTCGGCGCTGCTGTTCCGGGTGTTCGCCGACGTCGCCGACCACTCCTCGTAG
- the dhaK gene encoding dihydroxyacetone kinase subunit DhaK, with the protein MKKIINDPANVVAEALTGLAAAHGDIVSVHLDPDYVVAAEAPRPGKVGVVSGGGSGHEPLHVGFVGYGMLDAACPGPVFTSPTPDPILAATKAVDGGAGVLHIVKNYTGDVLNFETAAELAAAEGVEVAAVVIDDDVAVRDSLYTAGRRGVGGTVLAEKIVGAAAERDDDLASVAALCRRVNDNVGSMGMALGSCTVPHAGKPTFELGPDEMEIGIGIHGEPGRERVPLEPANAIVERLLAPIVEDMPFESGDRTLLFVNGMGGTPLMELYIAYAHAEKVLAQRGIAVERRLVGNYITSLEMPGMSITLLRLDEEMIDLWDAPVHTPALRWGR; encoded by the coding sequence ATGAAGAAGATCATCAACGATCCGGCGAACGTCGTCGCGGAGGCACTGACCGGCCTGGCCGCCGCGCACGGCGACATCGTGAGCGTCCATCTGGACCCCGACTACGTGGTGGCGGCGGAGGCGCCCCGCCCGGGGAAGGTCGGCGTCGTCTCCGGCGGCGGCAGTGGGCACGAACCCCTGCACGTCGGATTCGTGGGGTACGGCATGCTCGACGCGGCCTGCCCCGGGCCGGTGTTCACCTCACCGACGCCGGACCCGATCCTCGCCGCGACGAAGGCGGTGGACGGTGGTGCGGGCGTACTCCACATCGTGAAGAACTACACCGGCGACGTACTGAACTTCGAGACCGCCGCCGAGCTCGCAGCGGCGGAGGGCGTCGAGGTGGCCGCGGTGGTGATCGACGACGACGTGGCGGTCCGCGACAGCCTCTACACCGCCGGGCGGCGCGGGGTCGGCGGCACGGTGCTCGCGGAGAAGATCGTCGGTGCGGCCGCCGAGCGCGATGACGACCTGGCCTCGGTGGCCGCGCTGTGCCGCCGGGTGAACGACAACGTCGGCAGCATGGGGATGGCGCTGGGGTCCTGCACGGTACCGCACGCCGGCAAGCCGACGTTCGAACTCGGGCCGGACGAGATGGAGATCGGCATCGGGATCCACGGCGAACCCGGCCGCGAACGCGTGCCGCTGGAGCCCGCGAACGCGATCGTGGAACGCCTGCTGGCCCCGATCGTGGAGGACATGCCGTTCGAGTCCGGCGACCGGACGCTGCTGTTCGTCAACGGCATGGGCGGCACCCCGCTGATGGAGCTCTACATCGCCTACGCGCACGCCGAGAAGGTGCTGGCCCAGCGCGGCATCGCCGTCGAGCGGCGGCTGGTCGGCAACTACATCACCTCGCTGGAGATGCCGGGCATGTCGATCACGTTGCTCCGCCTGGACGAGGAGATGATCGACCTGTGGGACGCACCCGTGCACACGCCCGCCCTGCGCTGGGGACGGTGA
- a CDS encoding type II toxin-antitoxin system VapB family antitoxin, translated as MIFKRVGDGRPYPEHGTTQREWAALPPRPIRLDQLVTTKRTLDLDTLLAEDSTYYGDLFAHVVEYQNELYLEDGLHRALRAALHQRMVLHARVLRLKG; from the coding sequence GTGATCTTCAAGCGCGTCGGCGACGGACGCCCCTATCCCGAGCACGGCACGACCCAACGCGAGTGGGCCGCGCTGCCGCCGCGCCCGATCCGGCTGGACCAGTTGGTCACGACGAAACGCACCCTCGACCTGGACACCCTCCTCGCGGAGGACTCCACCTACTACGGAGATCTCTTCGCCCACGTGGTCGAATACCAGAACGAGCTGTATCTCGAGGACGGCTTGCACCGGGCACTGCGAGCCGCCCTGCACCAGCGCATGGTGTTGCACGCCCGCGTGCTTCGGCTCAAGGGCTGA
- a CDS encoding LytR C-terminal domain-containing protein, with translation MTWDETAELRRARRRRRRKIRGPLTLVVLLGLVAAAGWFGWHSALKAIPGAGPDLVCSTPAPGQKQRISATTVVVNVYNASKIGGLAERTATDLRQRGFTVGTVANDPKKAKVKVAEVRGRAKDAPEVLLVAAQVAKEKISVDDRPDASVDLVLGTDFHGLVTKAPTAMDVSTTVPVCAKPSPTPGGVAG, from the coding sequence ATGACGTGGGACGAGACCGCCGAGCTACGCCGGGCCCGGCGCCGGCGCCGGCGGAAGATCCGCGGCCCCCTCACGCTGGTCGTCCTTCTCGGCCTCGTCGCCGCGGCCGGGTGGTTCGGCTGGCACTCGGCCCTCAAGGCGATCCCCGGCGCGGGGCCGGACCTCGTGTGCAGCACACCCGCGCCCGGCCAGAAGCAGCGGATCTCGGCCACCACGGTGGTCGTCAACGTCTACAACGCGAGCAAGATCGGTGGACTCGCGGAGCGTACGGCGACCGACCTGCGCCAGCGCGGCTTCACCGTCGGCACCGTGGCCAACGACCCGAAGAAGGCCAAGGTGAAGGTCGCGGAGGTTCGCGGCCGGGCCAAGGACGCGCCGGAGGTCCTCCTGGTCGCCGCCCAGGTCGCCAAGGAGAAGATCAGCGTGGACGACCGGCCCGACGCGAGCGTCGACCTGGTCCTCGGCACCGACTTCCACGGCCTCGTCACCAAGGCGCCGACGGCGATGGACGTCTCCACCACCGTGCCGGTCTGTGCGAAGCCCAGTCCCACGCCGGGCGGCGTCGCCGGCTGA